From a single Thermothielavioides terrestris NRRL 8126 chromosome 3, complete sequence genomic region:
- a CDS encoding glycoside hydrolase family 30 protein (CAZy_ID 269665): MPSLKLALLAAAGAAFGATLHARASPQAYASSGDGTYKLSPVAAPVRGAGSPGSNSTWKLSINDQSSGYKQTVNGFGAAVTDATVAVFNALPADKLTTLLQELMTDAGANFKLMRHTIASSDLSADPAYTYDDNGGNVDTSFSSFNLGDRGTAMAELLAKMKSLQPDLTILGSPWSPPGWMKLNGVIDGTTVNNNLNHAYASQFAQYFVKYLQAYQSHGVTIDAITIQNEPLNSQAGMPTMYVYADESGNLIQQNVGPALRAAGFNTAIWAYDHNTDVPSYPQTVLNEASEYVNTVAWHCYAPNNNWGALTTFHNSNPNVDQYMTECWTSTTTAWNQAADFTMGPLQNWAKGALAWTLGTDKSEGPHLSGSGPCTTCRGLVTIDTSAGTYNLEVDYYMMAQFSKFIPKGAIVLDGSGSYTYSGGGGIQSVATLNPDGSRTVVIENTFGNAVYVTLTTAGGETWSGLVYANSVVTWVLPAAS, translated from the exons ATGCCGTCCCTGAAACTCGCTCTGCTCGCAGCCGCCGGGGCAGCCTTCGGTGCCACGCTCCACGCCCGGGCTTCGCCGCAGGCTTATGCCTCAAGTGGCGACGGCACCTACAAGCTCTCGCCCGTCGCTGCACCGGTTCGTGGTGCTGGCAGCCCGGGAAGCAACTCCACCTGGAAGCTGTCCATCAACGACCAGTCGTCCGGTTACAAGCAGACCGTCAATGGCTTCGGTGCCGCTGTCACGGACGCCACCGTTGCGGTATTCAACGCGCTTCCGGCAGACAAGCTGACGACTCTGCTCCAAGAGCTCATGACGGATGCAGGCGCCAATTTCAAGCTGATGCGCCATACCATCGCCTCCTCGGACCTGTCTGCCGACCCGGCCTACACGTACGACGACAACGGCGGCAACGTCGACACCTCGTTCTCGTCTTTCAATCTGGGCGACCGTGGCACCGCCATGGCTGAACTTCTTGCCAAGATGAAGTCTCTGCAGCCCGACCTGACCATTCTCGGAAGCCCGTGGAGCCCGCCCGGGTGGATGAAGCTGAACGGTGTGATCGACGGGACCACGGTCAACAACAATCTCAACCACGCCTACGCCAGCCAGTTCGCCCAATACTTCGTCAAGTACCTCCAGGCCTACCAGTCGCATGGTGTCACCATCGACGCCATCACCATCCAGAACGAACCCCTGAACAGCCAAGCGGGCATGCCTACCATGTATGTCTACGCCGACGAGTCTGGCAACCTGATCCAGCAGAACGTCGGCCCAgcgctgcgcgccgcggGATTCAACACGGCAATCTGGGCGTACGACCATAATACCG ACGTCCCCAGCTATCCGCAGACCGTCCTGAACGAGGCGTCTGAGTACGTCAACACGGTGGCCTGGCACTGCTACGCCCCGAACAACAACTGGGGAGCCTTGACCACCTTCCACAACAGCAACCCGAACGTCGACCAGTACATGACGGAGTGctggacgtcgacgacgaccgccTGGAACCAGGCGGCGGACTTCACCATGGGGCCGCTGCAGAACTGGGCCAAGGGCGCGCTGGCCTGGACGCTCGGCACGGACAAGTCCGAGGGCCCGCACCTGTCCGGCAGCGGGCCGTGCACCACCTGCCGCGGCCTCGTCACCATCGACACCAGCGCCGGGACCTACAACCTCGAGGTCGACTACTACATGATGGCCCAGTTCAGCAAGTTCATCCCCAAGGGCGCCATCGTGCTCGACGGCTCCGGCAGCTACACCtactcgggcggcggcggcatccagTCCGTCGCCACCCTGAACCCGGACGGCTCGCGCACCGTCGTGATTGAGAACACGTTTGGCAATGCCGTGTACGTGACTCTTACCACCGCTGGTGGGGAGACCTGGAGCGGGCTGGTCTACGCGAACAGCGTCGTCACCTGGGTGctcccggcggcgtcgtAA